In the genome of Candidatus Ornithobacterium hominis, the window TAAATTCTATAATCATTTTCTTCAAACCACTCAAAGTTTTCTTTTCAAAAAAAACTAAGGCTTATAAAAAATGTGACGAAACTTATGATTTCGCCACATTTTGATGATCTTAGAATCTCAACAAATTTTTATTTAAATAAAACATAAGAGAATCCAATACCAAGTTCTGGGTATACGGCTGATTTTTTGAAGTCAAAGTCTCTTACCCAACCCAAACCTGCATGGAAGTTGAACAGGAAATTACTGTCTAAATTTCGCTGCAATCCCCACACTCCAGCTAAGTTCAATGTGTTGCCATAAGACGTATTACGCTCATTATTAAAAGCACCGAAATTGTATCTCGTTTTCAGCCCAAGATAAGACGCACTGTTCAACTTTGTGTCTCGCCCTAATTTTGCACGTTTAGCAAAACTGTACAAATAGCGAAATTCATTAGCAACGAAGATTGAATTGTACTTGTAGCTAAGTTCCATTTTCCCATCTGAAATCTGATGTGCTGGGGCAATCCCAACTTTTGGCTCCATAACCCAAGATTCTGAAATAGGGAACTGATAGTCAATAGATAAAGAGGTTAAATTTGCTGAAACCTTACCCAAAGATTGTAAAGACTGCTCTTGCCCAAAGCTGAAAGCTACTGAAAAAAGAATGACACTTGCACTAACTAATTTTTTTAAATTCATATGTTTTTGTTTTTATGTTATTTGTTCAATTTAAATTAACTCCATTTTCATTTCTGAATTTTAATTTCACATTATATTAATTAAATCTCCAGCAAAAGTCGTTATTTTATGTTAATCTAAAAATACATCGTTACATTAATTTTTTTAAAAATTATTAATATTTTAATAAAGTTGAAGTATAATATAATATAAAGAAATGCTAATTTTTTAACATAGTAATATTTATTTATTATAGGGGGTGTTTTTGTGTTGTGGGTAAATTCTATAATCATTTTCTTCAAACCACTCAAAGTTTTCTTTTCAAAAAAAACTAAGGCTTATAAAAAATGTGACGAAACTTATGATTTCGCCACATTTTGATGATCTTAGAATCTCAACAAATTTTTATTTAAATAAAACATAAGAGAATCCAATACCAAGTTCTGGGTATACGGCTGATTTTTTGAAGTCAAAGTCTCTTACCCAACCCAAACCTGCATGGAAGTTGAACAGGAAATTACTGTCTAAATTTCGCTGCAATCCCCACACTCCAGCTAAGTTCAATGTGTTGCCATAAGACGTATTACGCTCATTATTAAAAGCACCGAAATTGTATCTCGTTTTCAGCCCAAGATAAGACGCACTGTTCAACTTTGTGTCTCGCCCTAATTTTGCACGTTTAGCAAAACTGTACAAATAGCGAAATTCATTAGCAACGAAGATTGAATTGTACTTGTAGCTAAGTTCCATTTTCCCATCTGAAATCTGATGTGCTGGGGCAATCCCAACTTTTGGCTCCATAACCCAAGATTCTGAAATAGGGAACTGATAGTCAATAGATAAAGAGGTTAAATTTGCTGAAACCTTACCCAAAGATTGTAAAGACTGCTCTTGCCCAAAGCTAAATGCTACCGAAAAAAGAACGACACTTGCGCTAACTAATTTTTTTAAATTCATATGTTTTTGTTTTTATACTATTTAATTTTTATTATTTATACTATTTAATTTTTGATGACATTAAATGATGAACCGCCCCAATTTTCGTTAAATAAGCTACTATTTACAAAATTGAAATTATTATTCAATAGATAATAATCTTCAACTGCAAATATAGTTCTTAATTTCCGATTTTATGTTAATCTAAAAACACATCGTTACATTAATTTTTTTTAAAATTATTAATATTTTAATAAAGTTGAAATATAATATAATATAATATAATATAATATAATATAAAGAAATACTAATTTTTTAACATAGTAATTTATTATAGGGGGTGTTTTTGTGTTGTGGGTAAATTCTATAATCATTTTCTCCAAACCACTCAAAGTTTTCTTTTCGAAAAAAACTAAACATCTATCAATAATGGCTACTTCTCAAGGATTAAAATACCGAGAAAACATATTCGTTTCACTTTTTTTACAATCAAGCCTATGCACAGGTTTGAAAAAAAAATCATGACTTATGATTGATTTTTTCTAAGGCTTAAAAAATTTTGAACTAAGCAAATTTTTCTTTTATAGATTTTTGTTTAATTTCACTTCATGTACTACCTCATTTACGATACAGAAACCACAGGGATTCCTGCAAATTTTGACGCACCACTCTCTGATAGTGATAATTGGCCACGTTTAGTTCAGCTGGCTTGGCAGCTCCACAACGAGAAAGGCGAATTGATTGAAAATCATAATTTGATTGTAAAACCTGATGGTTTTGATATTCCCTTCAATGCGATTCAAATTCACGGGATTACCAATGAGATTGCTCACGAGAAGGGGCTGGCTCTTAGTGTCGTTCTACAGAAATTTTTCGGCAGTTTTGATTTAGAAAACACACTTATCATTGGGCACAACATTCAATTTGATATTTCTATCGTAGGAGCAGAAATGCACCGTGAAGGCATGGATTTTGAGAAGTTGACGGCTGCTCCCACGCTAGACACGGCGAGAGCCTCTACTGAGTATTGTGCCCTACCTGGCGGGCGGGGCGGGAAGTTTAAATTCCCCAAATTGGGAGAACTTCACCAGCGGTTATTTGGCCATTTCTTTGATGAGGCACATAATGCCGCAGCGGATGTTAATGCCACAGCTCGTAGCTTTTTTGAATTAGTAAGGCTCGGCGTCATTTCTTCTGCACAAGCACGTTTTTCGGCAGAAAATTTTAAAGCCTTTAAAAATTTATTTCCTTCCGTTATAGCCCCCTATCCTATCGATGTCGGGCAACAAATTGCAGAAAAGGAAGCTGCCCTAGCCTGGGCTGAGAGCCAAAAAATAAAAGATAAAAATGAAGTTGAAATTGTGAAAAATTCACCATATTTTCACTTTCATAATCATAGTTCATTCTCTATTCTTTCGGCAACTACGACTGTTGAGAACCTCATCAAAAAAGCTGTAGAACTAGAAATGCCTGCTGTGGGAATTACCGATATGGGAAATCTTATGGGAGCTTTCCATTTTGTGCAGGCAATAAGGGATAAAAAGGATGTAATAACGCCAATTATTGGCTGTGAAGTTTACGTAAGTGAACGCTATCGACAGCATAAATTTACCAAAGATAACCCCGACCGCAGGCATACGCAGGTTTTATTGGCAAAGAACAAGGCGGGTTATCATAATTTGAGTAAAATTTCATCTATCGGCTACATTGATGGTTACTATGCAGGGTTTCCCCGAGTGAGCAAGGAAGTTATCTTAAAGTATAAAGAAAATTTAATTGCTACGACAGGTTCTATTTCTTCGGAAATTCCTGACATTATTCTGAACGTGGGTGAAAAAAATGCTGAGGAAGCTTTCCTTTGGTGGAAAGAGCATTTTGGCGAAGATTTTTATGTGGAATTAATTCGCCATGGTTTGCCAGAGGAGAATCATGTGAATGAAATTCTCATCAAGTTTGCTAGAAAATACAACGTCAAGATTTTGGCGCAAAATAATACTTACTACATCAATCAATCAGATGCTAAAGCGCATGATATTTTACTGTGCGTACGTGATGGGGAGAAAGTTGATACGCCCATCGGGCGTGGGCGCGGCTACCGTTTTGGCTTCCCTAATGATGAGTTTTACTTCAAAACAGCCTCGCAGATGGAACATCTCTTTGAAGATATTCCTGAAGCCATTCAGAATTTAAAGGATTTTGTGAAAAAATTTGAATTTTATGATTTAAAACAAGACGTTTTACTTCCTAAATTTAAAATCCCAAAGGAGTTTGAAGTAGAAGAAGATTTGCAAGATGATGGCGTGAGGGGCGAGAATGCTTACCTAAAGCACTTGACTTATGAAGGGGCAAAAAAACGCTACGGAATCATTACTGAAGAAATCCAAAATCGATTGGACTTTGAATTAGAAACGATTGCAAACACGGGCTATCCTGGCTATTTTTTAATTGTTCAGGATTTCACTTCACAAGCTAGGAAAATGGGGGTTTCTGTAGGCCCAGGGCGTGGTTCTGCGGCTGGTTCTGCGGTGGCGTATTGCATCGGGATTACTAATATAGACCCCATCAAATATGATTTGCTTTTTGAGCGATTCTTAAACCCCGAGCGTGTTTCTTTGCCCGATATTGATATTGATTTTGATGACCGCGGGCGAGATGAGATCATCCGTTGGGTGATTAATAAATATGGTAAAGACCAAGTTGCGCAAATCATTACTTACGGCACTATGGCAGGGAAATCCGCCATACGAGACACCGCAAGAGTTTTAGATTTACCGCTGGCTGATAGCAATAAAATTGCGAAAAAAGTACATACAAAATTGAATAAGCTGTTTAAAATGGATGATAAATCTCTCAGTGAAAAATTCAATGGAGATGAACTGAAGGATTTACAAGATATTCTAGAAATTTCTAAAAGAGACGACCTAGAAGCAACAACCATACAGCAAGCAAAGGTAATAGAAGGTAGCATAAGAAACACAGGTGTGCACGCCTGCGGAGTTATTATCACCCCCAAGGATATTAAGGAACTGATACCTGTAGCTATAGCTAAAGATAGCGATATGGCGGTAACGCAGTTTGATAATTCTGTGGTAGAAAACGCTGGATTACTAAAAATGGATTTTTTAGGGCTTAAGACTTTGAGTATAATCAAAGATGCTGTGAATTTAGTGAAAAAAACAAAAGAAATAGAACTCATCCCAGATGATTTCCCCTTGGAAGACCCCTTGACTTATCAAGAAATATTTCAGAAAGGGAAAACCGTTGGTATATTCCAATACGAATCCCCTGGAATGCAAAAACATCTTAAAGATTTAAAGCCAGATAAATTTGATGATTTGATTGCGATGAATGCACTTTATCGCCCCGGCCCCCTCGCCTACATTCCCAATTTTATCGACCGAAAACACGGGATAGAAGAAATCAGCTATGATTTGCCCGAGATGGAAGAATATTTAGCTGAAACTTATGGCATTACCGTTTATCAAGAGCAAGTGATGTTACTTTCTCAGAAGTTAGCAAATTTCACCAAAGGAGAAGCCGATGTGCTGAGAAAAGCAATGGGAAAAAAACAAATGGATACTTTGGCTAAAATGGAAGGTAAATTCATTCAAAACGCCATAGGCAACGGGCACCCAGAAAATGTTTTAAAAAAAATATGGGAAGACTGGAAAGCTTTCGCTCAATATGCATTCAACAAATCTCACTCCACCTGTTACGCCTACGTCGCTTTTCAAACCGCTTATTTAAAAGCACACCATCCAGCCGAGTTTATGGCCGCTGTGCTAAGCAATAATATGAAAGACATCAAGGAAATAACCAACTTCATGCAAGAATGCAAGCGAATGGACGTCCCCGTACTGAGCCCTGATGTGAATGAGAGTTCATATGATTTTACCGTAAATAAAAATGGTGCCGTTCGGTTTGGTCTAGGAGCCATCAAAGGCGTTGGCAGCGCCGCAGTAGAGAGCATCATACAAGAGAGAAACGAGAATGGGAAATTTACTAATGTTTTTGATTTCATTGAGCGGATAGACCAGCGTGTATGCAATAAAAAAACTTTAGAAAATTTAATTTACGCTGGTGCATTTGATGAGTTAGACCAATACCACCGTGCACAGTATTTCTTTGAAGATCATGAAGGTGTAACCAATCTAGAGAAAATCATCAAATACGGTAATGCTGCCAGCGATGAGGGCAACGAGAATCAAATTTCATTATTTGACGTTGCAGATATGGAAGTCGAAATGCAGAAAC includes:
- the dnaE gene encoding DNA polymerase III subunit alpha, encoding MYYLIYDTETTGIPANFDAPLSDSDNWPRLVQLAWQLHNEKGELIENHNLIVKPDGFDIPFNAIQIHGITNEIAHEKGLALSVVLQKFFGSFDLENTLIIGHNIQFDISIVGAEMHREGMDFEKLTAAPTLDTARASTEYCALPGGRGGKFKFPKLGELHQRLFGHFFDEAHNAAADVNATARSFFELVRLGVISSAQARFSAENFKAFKNLFPSVIAPYPIDVGQQIAEKEAALAWAESQKIKDKNEVEIVKNSPYFHFHNHSSFSILSATTTVENLIKKAVELEMPAVGITDMGNLMGAFHFVQAIRDKKDVITPIIGCEVYVSERYRQHKFTKDNPDRRHTQVLLAKNKAGYHNLSKISSIGYIDGYYAGFPRVSKEVILKYKENLIATTGSISSEIPDIILNVGEKNAEEAFLWWKEHFGEDFYVELIRHGLPEENHVNEILIKFARKYNVKILAQNNTYYINQSDAKAHDILLCVRDGEKVDTPIGRGRGYRFGFPNDEFYFKTASQMEHLFEDIPEAIQNLKDFVKKFEFYDLKQDVLLPKFKIPKEFEVEEDLQDDGVRGENAYLKHLTYEGAKKRYGIITEEIQNRLDFELETIANTGYPGYFLIVQDFTSQARKMGVSVGPGRGSAAGSAVAYCIGITNIDPIKYDLLFERFLNPERVSLPDIDIDFDDRGRDEIIRWVINKYGKDQVAQIITYGTMAGKSAIRDTARVLDLPLADSNKIAKKVHTKLNKLFKMDDKSLSEKFNGDELKDLQDILEISKRDDLEATTIQQAKVIEGSIRNTGVHACGVIITPKDIKELIPVAIAKDSDMAVTQFDNSVVENAGLLKMDFLGLKTLSIIKDAVNLVKKTKEIELIPDDFPLEDPLTYQEIFQKGKTVGIFQYESPGMQKHLKDLKPDKFDDLIAMNALYRPGPLAYIPNFIDRKHGIEEISYDLPEMEEYLAETYGITVYQEQVMLLSQKLANFTKGEADVLRKAMGKKQMDTLAKMEGKFIQNAIGNGHPENVLKKIWEDWKAFAQYAFNKSHSTCYAYVAFQTAYLKAHHPAEFMAAVLSNNMKDIKEITNFMQECKRMDVPVLSPDVNESSYDFTVNKNGAVRFGLGAIKGVGSAAVESIIQERNENGKFTNVFDFIERIDQRVCNKKTLENLIYAGAFDELDQYHRAQYFFEDHEGVTNLEKIIKYGNAASDEGNENQISLFDVADMEVEMQKPMILDCPAWPIMYQLNKEKEVVGIYISSHPLDRFQVELNHYKNIDLITLKERQKEMIDKTFTVGGLVTEVQHLVSAKNGKEFGKFILEDYTDSFEFMLFGEEYLRLRHFLEPNQFVLLQLHVNENKFSKRIYTNIKSIDLLDDLIEKRAKSIEFHFEINEINEELIKNLLKIIQNNGGDKNLFLNLRDEKTQNVFASQSRKFSISITKDLIDELKRYEIDNYKLN
- a CDS encoding DUF3575 domain-containing protein; this translates as MNLKKLVSASVILFSVAFSFGQEQSLQSLGKVSANLTSLSIDYQFPISESWVMEPKVGIAPAHQISDGKMELSYKYNSIFVANEFRYLYSFAKRAKLGRDTKLNSASYLGLKTRYNFGAFNNERNTSYGNTLNLAGVWGLQRNLDSNFLFNFHAGLGWVRDFDFKKSAVYPELGIGFSYVLFK
- a CDS encoding DUF3575 domain-containing protein, translating into MNLKKLVSASVVLFSVAFSFGQEQSLQSLGKVSANLTSLSIDYQFPISESWVMEPKVGIAPAHQISDGKMELSYKYNSIFVANEFRYLYSFAKRAKLGRDTKLNSASYLGLKTRYNFGAFNNERNTSYGNTLNLAGVWGLQRNLDSNFLFNFHAGLGWVRDFDFKKSAVYPELGIGFSYVLFK